The Acanthochromis polyacanthus isolate Apoly-LR-REF ecotype Palm Island chromosome 17, KAUST_Apoly_ChrSc, whole genome shotgun sequence genome has a window encoding:
- the btg3 gene encoding protein BTG3 — protein sequence MRREIAAVVFFLKRLVKKGERLESHKIELFVERLAVALQEKFKGHWYPENPSKGQAYRCIRVNRYHRQDPELLRACQESGIQYRDLGLPRELTLWVDPGEVCCRYGEHNPFFSVATFSSNDEDDKDVAKKVTSALERVTSDYHSGSSSDEESTRASPVTILNRHSAYQTMNPAAPTWHHKKMAPRKGPVLPLPHYGYRPRNRHPHTLRQNLWVPPVYRGGPGYWDTNHSLANCYS from the exons ATGAGGAGAGAGATAGCAGCAGTGGTGTTCTTCCTGAAAAGACTTGTGAAAAAAGGGGAGAGGCTGGAATCTCACAAGATCGAGCTGTTTGTTGAGAGACTGGCTGTCGCACTACAGGAGAAGTTTAAAGGGCACTGGTACCCTGAAAACCCCAGCAAAGGACAGGCATACAG GTGCATCCGAGTGAACAGGTACCATAGGCAGGATCCAGAGCTCCTTCGGGCCTGCCAGGAAAGTGGGATTCAGTACCGTGACCTGGGACTGCCTCGTGAACTAACGTTGTGGGTGGACCCTGGGGAGGTTTGTTGCAG GTATGGTGAGCATAATCCTTTCTTCTCGGTTGCAACTTTCTCCAGCAATGATGAGGATGACAAAGATGTTGCAAAGAAGGTGACCAGTGCTCTGGAGAGGGTGACATCCGACTACCATTCAGGTTCTTCTTCTGACGAGGAGAGCACACGAGCCTCCCCTGTTACTATCCTCAACAGGCACTCTGCTTACCAG acgATGAATCCAGCTGCTCCTACTTGGCATCACAAAAAGATGGCTCCAAGGAAAGGTCCAGTCCTTCCACTGCCTCACTACGGCTACAGGCCTCGCAACCGACACCCTCACACTTTGAGGCAAAACCTGTGGGTCCCTCCTGTCTACAGGGGAGGGCCTGGATACTGGGACACAAACCATAGTCTGGCAAATTGTTACAGTTAG
- the c17h21orf91 gene encoding protein EURL homolog encodes MDEEEQFVNIDLNDDNICSVCKLETETGTLSFCHVCFELSIEGVSSATLLHSKSLRGHRDCFEKCHLIANQKLSRSKVSRSAYEGMKLALSQKLNRIIQYAQNKDSVSSNGPTRRGAKLLCYSQQSDRKLLPQSDAQVPRYTPRWDTGKATGLPDYTMGMLECHTAEELGLMQESQSDVWSSDGRKGLHSRNQSSGGGPTQHRQQGHSRDELTKMSMDELHQLNGQLLMQIQQVFEELTAAVQEKDSLASELHVRHIAIEQLFKNCAKLPWLHISRAGVKASSSGGPVE; translated from the exons ATGGATGAAGAGGAACAGTTTGTGAACATTGATCTCAACGATGACAATATCTGCAGTGTCTGCAAGTTAGAGACAGAAACGGGGACCTTGTCTTTCTGCCATGTCTGCTTTGAACTCAGTATTGAAG GTGTCTCCTCTGCCACCTTGTTGCACTCAAAGTCCCTGCGTGGCCACAGAGACTGCTTTGAGAAATGTCACCTCATTGCCAACCAGAAGCTGTCACGTTCCAAGGTCTCCCGAAGTGCCTACGAGGGCATGAAGCTGGCCCTCAGCCAGAAACTCAACCGCATCATCCAGTACGCCCAGAACAAAGACTCGGTTTCCTCCAACGGCCCCACCAGGCGGGGGGCCAAGCTTCTTTGTTACAGCCAGCAGAGTGACCGCAAGCTGCTGCCCCAGTCAGATGCCCAGGTGCCCCGCTATACGCCCCGCTGGGACACTGGCAAAGCAACAGGGCTGCCTGATTATACCATGGGGATGCTGGAATGCCACACAGCAGAGGAGCTGGGGCTGATGCAGGAGTCCCAGTCTGACGTTTGGTCCAGCGACGGCAGGAAAGGTCTGCACAGCCGGAACCAGTCGTCAGGGGGAGGACCGACACAGCACAGACAGCAGGGCCACAGCAGAGATGAAT tgACTAAAATGAGTATGGATGAGCTCCATCAGCTGAATGGCCAGCTACTGATGCAGATTCAAC AGGTCTTTGAGGAGCTGACGGCTGCCGTGCAGGAGAAAGACTCGTTGGCGTCGGAGCTGCACGTGCGTCACATTGCCATCGAGCAGCTCTTTAAAAACTGCGCCAAGCTGCCCTGGCTGCACATTAGCAGGGCCGGGGTCAAGGCCAGCAGCAGTGGAGGCCCTGTGGAGTGA